Genomic window (Sus scrofa isolate TJ Tabasco breed Duroc unplaced genomic scaffold, Sscrofa11.1 Contig2372, whole genome shotgun sequence):
TTGTAGACAGTTTCACAAAGTGCATATACAATGGGGTATCATTCAACCATGAAACACAAGAAAATTTTATCACTTGAAACAACATGTATGGAAGGTAAAGGCATTATACTGGGTGAAATAAGAGAAGacacatattgtatgatctcacttatatgtgaaaccaaaaaaaaaaaaaaatcaagttataacaaaagagatcagatttgtggttaccatagtTAGTGGAGTGATGGGAGGAGAGAACTGGAGAAACATGGTTAAAAAGCCAAAACTTCCAATATATGATTAGTAAGTAGTAGGGATATAATGTAAAACATTATGACTATAGTTAACTGCTGTATGGTATATAGAAAAGCTAacagagtaaatcctgagttttcatcacaaggagaaattagtttttctttttgttttgttgtgtctAGATGAGATGAGAGAAGTTAACTAAACCTACTAtggaaatcatttcaaaaatgcataaatcaaaccatcatgctatACACTAGTGATGTATgttaaatatttctggaaaaatattttgtattttacttttaataatacatgtattttaattatttttagaaggTAACATTGGCTTATAAGATcatatattttgtgtataaaaattatatttctacctTTGTATACTCCACAGCATGCTCAGCACCAAAGATTTAGTCTTCATCCATCACCATAAACTTGATCCCAttcacccattttgccctccTGATGACCTTTCCCTTTTGATAAtcactgctttgttctttttatctaAGTGTTAGTTTTTGTGTGGTTTGTcttgttcacttaaaaattttattattattattattatttttaatatcccacatatgagtgaaatcctatggtgtttgtccttctttgtctttgttattttactgagcataataccctcaaggtccaaagtccatccatgtcatCACAAATGGATGGGGAGTAtcacattgtgtgtatatatattgtgtcttctttatccattcttctattgatggacacttgagttgcttccatatcttggttattatatttaaaactgcagtgaacattgagaggattttcttcttttttctgtttaatttttttccattgtagctggtttacaatggcctgtcaattttcaactgtacagaaaggtgacgtAGTCACACATAcgtagatacattcttttttctcacattatcacactccatcataagtgactagatatcccAGTGCTAGAGAGGCTTTTCTAATtagtgtcctttttttcctttggatacatACTTGTAAGTAGAATTGATAGATCATGTGACCTgaagaattttgtatttttagcttATTAAGTATTAGCTCAGTTTCCATTTATTATATATAGGCCTACtggattgtctgtttcttcttgtgtgagtttGGCCAGTTGTGACTTTCATGAAATTTGGTCCATTTCTACTAGGTTATCAAGGTTGTGGgcatagtatttattatttgttaatgtCTGTGGGATCTATAGTgatattctcttttaaattgaGGATATTAGTAATTTGGGTACTCTCCCTTTCTTAGTTAGCATTACTAGaaacttatcaattttattgatctttttaagGAACAAATTTTGGTTTCatcaattttctctattttcaatttcattgatttttgctcttatatttatttattttattatgtttttgccTTGCTTTTCCCTCCTTCAGTTTCTTAAGGTGGAAACTTTGATtttagatatttcttcttttctaatacatttaTTCAATGCCATAAATTTCCTTGTAATCACTGCTCTCACTGTCTCATGAAtttttgataagttgtatttttattttcattttgttgaaatatttttaaaacattatcttgAGACTTATTCTTTGTCtatgtgttatttagaaatgtgttgtaTAATATCCATATATTTTGGGATTTTTAAGTTATCTCTCTGTTATTGAGTTTTAGTTTCATTCCTTATGTTCTGAAAGCAGACAGTGTAtgatttctctaattttaaatttGCTAGAGTATGTTCTATGGACCAAATTGTGGTCTATCTTTGTAATGCTTCAAGTGATCTTGAGAAGAATTGACAATCTACAGATGTCAATTATATCCATTTAATCgacagtgtttctttttctttgtcttttgtctttttagggctacacccgcggcatatgagggttcccaggctaggggtgtaataggagctgtagctgccggcctgtaccacagccacagcaatgccagatccgagccacatttgtgacctacaccacactcatggcaatgccggatctttaacccactaagcgaggccagggatcgaacccggcaacctcaggattcctaatcagattcatttccactgctccatgatgggaactccctgacggTGTTTTTAAAGTTCAATTCTATCCTTACTGTTTTTCTGCCTGttggatctgtccatttctgagaGAGGGGTATTTAAGTTTCCAACTATGATAGTGGATTCATCTATTTTTCCTTGCAGTTCTATCAGTTCTTGCCTCATGTAGATTCatgctctgtttttagtttcacacattttaaaaattgttacaaaATCTTGAAGAATGGACCCCCTTATCTTTATGTAATACCTTTTTTTATCCCTGATAACTTTCCTTACTTTACAGTCTACTCTTTCTGAAATTAATAgagctactcctgctttcctttgatatGTGCTAGTGtggtatatttttctccatccatttgtttttaatctatatgtgtttttatatttaaagtggacttcttgtagacaacatatagttAGATTGTGGTTTTTGATCCACTCTggcaatctctgtcttttaactaATGCATTTAAACTATGACATTCAAAgtgtttatttatataatagaTTAATATCTGCCATATTTgttatagttttctatttttgacccttgttctttgttttcacttttgtctTCCACCTTTTATTCTCCTATCTttgttttaattgagcattttatatgattccatttacctTCTTTCTTAGTATACCATTTATacctcttttttggtttgttcaaATGAATAAttacttgtaattatttttatccaCCTTTGTTTTGAGAAGCAACCTTTATTATAAGATAAAACATAGATCTCTTGTGGGCTTACTTTACCATTCCAATGATAGTATCATTATTatgaatatacatttaatatCACAGATTTCCTGCCTTAAATCCTTCCTAGTTGCTAATTTATTAGTTTCTGGAGGTGAtatttgatttccttcctccatTTCATAACATGTGGGTTAGTTTTTCTAtcttctgttttatgtatttaggaaaagcaaaaataacaattaaacTAGCACTTTGCTGGTAATTGTCAAATGACTATAGTCTGTGATATTTATATTCACTAGTGTGGGTCAGTTTTATAATTGCTGTATAACTGTGACATTGTCACTTAAAATGGATAGTGGTTAGTTACACTCGGGGCCATGGTGAGATGTGATATCATTGTTCCTTTAACCagaagaaagcaagaagaaaggCACATATACTTCTTATTTATGTTCCTTATCTCACTGTACTCCAAGATTAGTATTAAATAGCAGAGTTGATAATCTGGATCAGGGACTTCAGTGCTTCCACAAATGATCCATGAATGAAGAAGTTATAAATAGCAAATAGGAAGTCTCTCTGTGGTTTTTCTCTTGTACAGTGAGCCcatgaattaaataattttaaatggccaGAATGAAGCCATTCCCTGGGTTCTTTCAGCATGGTCTCTTCTCACTAAGCCAGTTATAGCTACAGCCACTGTTAAATGTTTGAGCTTTCAGAACCACATATGAGTGGATGCTCAGTGCTCGATATAGTTTCATACATTTAGGCATTTATTCAGCAACTTGATGGCAAGTTATTTACATTGGATCCCTCCAATGCTGGAAAAACAGCAAGTTGTTCTTGCCAGGATAAATATCTTTTCCAGGTATGGCTTTAGTGATTCTTACCGCAGCACCTTGGCTGTCAGATAATCCAAAAACATAGAGCATACCTAATGCCCTTCATAACATTGCTTAGGGCAAAAGAATATCTTTAcaataaataaagtacaaatgAGCATACAACCGAGTGATCTACTGAGGTTTCAATAAACAGAAGCTGTTAGCTGATAGAACATGGGGATAATTTTTAAAGGTGCAAATAAAGGTGCAAGTTAATACCAGTTTAGGGACAATACTTTGTGTTTTAACATGTGATATATACTTTAAACCAATGGACATTGTAAGGTTTGTGTCCCAGAATGCATAGGTTTGGAAAACAGTGGTAAATGGTGAGAGTGGCTTGATTCACCAtcacttctttggagaatttgAGCTTTCAGGACCTATAACTTTAACCTCTGCTGGGTGGGAAGAATGTTTTTTCTGGGGACAGAGTAAATATTCCAGTTTACCTGAAGTTTTAGTTTCTCCccagtcatttttatttccttgtgttTGAAGACCATCAGacaagaaatacatttctattatGCCAGGTATAATTAACCTTCAttatcatgaagaaatagagtTGCTGTTACACTTGCATCAATAGCGATTTATGACAATTGTAAATGGGCAGTTGCAAAAAGTACAGTCTGACAGAAGCATGGTATTCCTGGACTCAGGCTGCTCAGATAGGAAGAGATGGATCTGGGCAGGTGATCTTGATCAGCAGAAGTGTTGGATAAATGTGAGGGGAATCTAGAGCAGGCTGTGGAAGAGAAAGATGATGGATACCAGATACAAACTTCtatgaataaaatagataagcaacagagatgtattgtatagcacaggaattatagccattatcttacaataacctaaaatggaatataatctacaaaaatactgaatcactatgctgtacatctgaaactaatattgtaaataaattatatctcaataaaaataaaaacatgaggaTGATAAATATCATCTTAGGTACATGCAGTACATGCAGTGACAGGACCTATAAACACTTGTACCATTCACACCCCCATGTTCGAAAAATTAATGATGGTGTAAACTTACATGGAACATGAGCACATCTAAGTATGGAAATATGTGGAGTGTATCTGAGGCCCTTGGTTCCTCACACAGGTCACCCTGCACTTAATATTCCCACAAATATAGGTTGTTTTATAACATAAGTTCCAGAGACTTTCtgcctgagggtttttttttttttttttttttttggatgtcagAAGTACTCaggaattctcgttgtggctcagtggaaatgaacccaactcatatccatgaggatgcagttttgatacctagcctcacttagtgggttaaggatctagccttgctgtgagctgtggtgtaggtcacagacacagcttagatctggtgttgctgtggctgtggtgtaggccagcagctgcagctctaatttgacccctagcctgggaatttccatatgttgcaggagcagccttaaataaataaataaataaataaataaataaataagtgctcAACCCACCTTGTGGGGAAGCCCAGAACTGCCATGGAGTTAATGCCTTAGAGCTGCACCAATATAGAAACACACAGCTTCCTTGCTTCTCAAGTAGGATAGCTGCAAGTTATAGAATCTATACAGTTTCTTAAAGGGTCACAGTGTCCTTCATTTTTTCATAGTAGTAGGATACCAGTTAACATACCCTTTAGTGCCAtccttcccttctctgtctcaTGTCCTCATTTCTGAACCAATGTCTTCTaggaaaactttccaaataaaaaCTTGCATTCAGAGTTtgtctatttaaaataacaataaagccATTGGGACtacacatttatttgtttgtttatttatttatttatatctttttagagccgtacccatggcatatggaaggtcccacgctaggggtcaaatcagagctacagctgccggcctacaccacaccacagcaacgccagacccaagctgcgtctgcaacctacaccacagcctatagcaatgctggatcctcaaccgactgagcgaggccagggattgaacctgtgtccccatggatgccagtcagatttgtttcccctgagccactaaGGGCATTCTGGGACCACATATTTAATAATACAATAATTCAATGTGATGATTCTTGACATTCATCACAACAAATTTAAAGTTTACTTTTAGTCCGTATGAATAACATAAACAGTGCTAGTATATAtctctttatttgaaaaataacccaaagtttaaaattaaaatgttctctgTCAGACCATGCTGTTCTCTGTAAGAATATCAGTTCTTAATATGATGCGTTTACATTCCCCATGATGGTAGTGCTAACAGTCTTAAACTCCACAGGTAAAGTAGTAGCAGGTTACGATGGCAGATAATGCACTTATTCTGGATTTGATGAATTTGAGGTGCCTACTGGAGATGGACCTACTTGATACACAATTTTGAAGCTTCAGAAAAAGATGTGATTAACAAAATCTAGAGTAAGATATCTTTTTACACAATCTTTTTATTGCTACCTTAATGTCTTTGTTCCTCAATGTGTAGATGGCAGGATTCAAGACAGGAGTAATAGCAAAGTCAACAATGAACAGATTTTTATCAAGTGATGGTGGAGCAGAAGGCCAGACATAGAGAAACATGCAtggagtgaaaaacaaaaagaccacagTGATGTGAGATGACAAAGTGACAAATGCCTTGGATAGGTCTCTTGAAGAACGTTTCCAGACAGTGATCAAAATGAAGGAGTAGGAAAGGATTAGCAGGAAGAAGGTGCCCATACTCATGAAGCCACTGTTGGCAGTAACGATAAACTCAAGTTCGGCTCCATCTGTGCATGCAAGTTTTATAATCTTAGGAAAGTCGCAATAAAAGCTGTCCACTTTATTAGGCCCACAAAATGGCAACTTTATAACAAATAAGAACTGAGACATAGCATGGATCACCCCAGTTACCCAGCCAGTGATTACAAATGAAACACATGTTTTAGGATTCATGATTTTCAAGTAGTGAAGAGGCTTGCAGATTGCTGTGCACCTGTCAAATGCCATGGCTATGAGTAATACCATCTCCGCTCCTCCTATCGTATGAATGAAACATATCTGTGTCATACAACTTTGGAAGGAGATTACTGTGTCATCATTTAAAAGGTCTGTGATGATCTTGGGGACGGTGGTAGAGGAAAGACCCACGTCAATGAGGGACAGATTCACAAGTAGGAAGTACATAGGAGAATGTAAGTGAGAGtcaaaaattaccaaaaacaaaattaaaaggtttCCCAAGATGACCCCTAAATAGAGCAAAGAACATATCAATGtgagaaaaacttttttctcccaAGAACAAGAAAGGGCCAGTAATACAAACTCAGTGACCACAGAATCATTTAGTCCACCCATTGACTGGGACTGAAGAGCTGATTTTCAAGTGACCTgaggataaaaattaaaaagaataagcatCACTGgcaaaaacatgtattttctattttctttgctaaTTAAGTTAGATATAATcaatgagaagagagaaatgacgATTTTGTAACAAATAGGCTTGGCAACAAATTTATTGTACTGTTGGGGATATATGGGAAAAATGTGACTGTAAAGATGTGCAGATAGAGCCAAAAAGAGTTACTTTAATTTTCCTCCCACAgttaaatctctttttaaatttcttttttcaaaaattt
Coding sequences:
- the LOC100155936 gene encoding olfactory receptor 4F15-like, coding for MGGLNDSVVTEFVLLALSCSWEKKVFLTLICSLLYLGVILGNLLILFLVIFDSHLHSPMYFLLVNLSLIDVGLSSTTVPKIITDLLNDDTVISFQSCMTQICFIHTIGGAEMVLLIAMAFDRCTAICKPLHYLKIMNPKTCVSFVITGWVTGVIHAMSQFLFVIKLPFCGPNKVDSFYCDFPKIIKLACTDGAELEFIVTANSGFMSMGTFFLLILSYSFILITVWKRSSRDLSKAFVTLSSHITVVFLFFTPCMFLYVWPSAPPSLDKNLFIVDFAITPVLNPAIYTLRNKDIKVAIKRLCKKISYSRFC